The genomic window TGGGTCACTCCCCCGCCTGCGCGTCGGCGGCAGCGGTCTCGGTGGTGGCGGTGTCGTCGGCCGGGGCGGCCTGCGCGGGGACCTCGGCCACGGCCGGCGCGGCCTCGTCGGCCTCGTCGGTGTCGTCGGCCGGGGCAGCCGGCGCGGCGTCGTCCGTCGAGGCGGCGGGGGCGGCCGGGGCGGCGTCGGACTCCAGGTGGCCCTTGCCGGCGCCGGTCATCGCGGTGCCCAGGTCCTCGGCGGTGACGGTGGCCGGGTCCGCGTCGGCGACCAGGCGGCCACGGTAGATGACCCGGATGGAGTCGGAGAGCCCGATCAGCTCGTCCAGGTCCGCGGAGATCAGCAGGACGGCCAGGCCCTCCCGCTGGGCGCCGCGGATGTGGTCCCAGATCTGCGCCTGCGCGCCGACGTCCACACCGCGGGTCGGGTGCGCGGCGATCAGCAGCTTCGGCTGGTGGCTCATCTCGCGACCGACGATCAGCTTCTGCTGGTTGCCGCCGGAGAGCGAGGCCGCGGTGACGTCGATGCCGGGGGTGCGGACGTCGTACTGCTCGACGATGCGCAGCGTGTCCTGGCGGGCGGCGGCCGGGTCGAGCCGGAAGCCCTTGGAATTCGGCGTCTCGGTGACGTGGCCGAGGATCCGGTTCTCCCAGAGCGGCGCCTCCAGCAGCAGGCCGTGGCGGTGCCGGTCCTCGGGGACGTAGCCGATCCCGGCCTCGCGGCGCACGCGGGTCTGCTGCGTGGTGAGGTCGGCGCCGTCCAACATGACGGTGCCGGCGTCCAGCGACAGCATGCCCATGATGGCCTCGACCAGCTCGGCCTGGCCGTTGCCCTCGACACCGGCGATGCCGAGGATCTCGCCCTTGTGGATGGTGAGCGAGATGTCGTCCAGCACGACGCGCTCGATGCCCTCGGCGTCGGCCTTGGCGATCCGCAGGTTCTCGACCTTGAGCATCTCCACGTCGGTGACGGTGGACTCGCGGCTCTCCGGGGAGGGCAGCTCGCTGCCGACCATCAGCTCGGCGAGCTGGCGGGCGGTGACCTGCTTGGGGTCGGCGTCGCCGACCGTGGTGCCGCGGCG from Kitasatospora sp. NBC_01250 includes these protein-coding regions:
- a CDS encoding ABC transporter ATP-binding protein, coding for MVANHDINLTVRSGTVHALMGENGAGKSTLMKILYGMQRPDEGTIAINGETCEFATPGDAIARGIGMVHQHFMLADNLTVLENVVLGGEKLYGIGGKAKARIKEISDQYGLNVRPDALVEDLGVADRQRVEILKVLYRGARILILDEPTAVLVPQEVDALFDNLRELKAEGVTVIFISHKLHEVLSVADAISVIRRGTTVGDADPKQVTARQLAELMVGSELPSPESRESTVTDVEMLKVENLRIAKADAEGIERVVLDDISLTIHKGEILGIAGVEGNGQAELVEAIMGMLSLDAGTVMLDGADLTTQQTRVRREAGIGYVPEDRHRHGLLLEAPLWENRILGHVTETPNSKGFRLDPAAARQDTLRIVEQYDVRTPGIDVTAASLSGGNQQKLIVGREMSHQPKLLIAAHPTRGVDVGAQAQIWDHIRGAQREGLAVLLISADLDELIGLSDSIRVIYRGRLVADADPATVTAEDLGTAMTGAGKGHLESDAAPAAPAASTDDAAPAAPADDTDEADEAAPAVAEVPAQAAPADDTATTETAAADAQAGE